In Marasmius oreades isolate 03SP1 chromosome 1, whole genome shotgun sequence, one DNA window encodes the following:
- a CDS encoding uncharacterized protein (BUSCO:EOG0926374A), with translation MTSLNPPSPTLVRRKTSSRRRAGSHLPPPQETHEIALSAIRYFLKSRTCYDAFPISFRIIVLDTKLNVKKALQCLLLNTVVSAPLWNSEKSEFAGMLTVLDLIHLIQYYYRTATYELAATDVETLRLEALRGIEKELGVAPPPLLRQHPMSSLYDAAQVLVQTHAGRLPLLDNDTETGQETIVSTLTQYRLLKFISINCNKEIQQLNLPLRKLGIGTYVATPPHSVPDGQNPYHPIATASLNTTVFDVVHMFSERAISAVPIIDEDGVVVNLYETVDVMTLVRLGAYQSLDLKICDALSQRSPDFAGVVICNASDSLGTLLQLIKKRRVHRLVVVEGEEEEKKGGKKGRLLGIITLSDVLRYVVGEDTRQ, from the exons ATGACCAGTCTTAATCCTCCTTCACCTACACTTGTCAGACGAAAAACTTCAAGCAGACGTCGTGCTGGATCCCATCTACCCCCTCCTCAAGAAACACACGAG ATTGCTCTATCCGCCATCCGTTATTTCCTGAAATCTAGAACCTGTTACGACGCTTTTCCAATTTCATTTCGCATAATTGTGTTGGACACCAAGCTCAACGTCAAGAAGGCCCTTCAGTGTCTACTCCTCAACA CTGTGGTCTCGGCCCCTTTATGGAATAGTGAAAAATCAGAATTCGCTGGAATGCTTACCGTCCTTGATCTGATTCATCTCATTCAATATTACTACCGGACTGCGACCTACGAGCTTGCAGCAACAGATGTAGAAACTTTACGTCTAGAGGCTCTAAGAG GTATCGAAAAGGAGCTTGGTGTTGCACCACCCCCACTTTTACGCCAACACCCTATGAGTTCGCTGTACGATGCCGCTCAAGTCCTCGTTCAGACGCACGCCGGACGTCTTCCTCTACTTGATAACGACACAGAGACTGGGCAGGAGACTATCGTATCTACGCTCACACAATATCGATTGCTCAAGTTTATTTCCATCAAT TGTAACAAAGAGATTCAACAACTTAATCTTCCTCTGCGCAAGCTCGGAATCGGTACCTACGTCGCTACTCCACCACACTCAGTTCCGGACGGGCAGAATCCTTATCACCCTATAGCAACGGCAAGCCTGAACACAACTGTGTTTGACGTAGTACACATGTTCTCGGAACGGGCAATCTCTGCTGTGCCCATCATTGACGAAGATGGCGTTGTCGTTAACCTCTACGAAACTGTCGATGTCATG ACATTGGTACGTCTAGGAGCGTACCAGTCTCTTGATCTCAAGATTTGCGATGCTCTGAGCCAAAGATCTCCTGATTTCGCCGGTGTTGTGATTTGCAACGCTTCGGATTCGTTGGGAACGCTACTTCAATTGATCAAGAAACGGAGAGTTCATCGATTGGTCGTTGTTGAGGGAGAG gaggaagaaaagaaaggtggGAAGAAGGGAC